A window of the Desulforapulum autotrophicum HRM2 genome harbors these coding sequences:
- a CDS encoding TRAP transporter large permease, with protein sequence MTNLIPIAIITLLAVFGAPLFAVILAAACAGFYFTGIDLSAIAIELYRLTDTPVMSALPLFTVAGYLLGESNTSKRLVRLSSAFLGWMPGGLAVVSFVTCALFTAFTGASGVTIVAVGALLLPALTRARYSEKFSLGLVTTSGSLGLLLPPSLPLILYGIVAQQMGSNVEIEDLFLAGILPALLMIVLLSLWSVWATRDRVVPLQSFSWKEALAAIKAAAWEIPLPIFLVAGIYGGFFAVSEAAAVVALYVIIVEVFVYREIPIARLPGILKDAMVMVGGILLILGVSLAFTNFLVDAGVPTGLFTLIQGHIAGKFTFLILLNLILLALGAILDIFSAIVIMVPLLLPIAESYGINPVHLGIIFLANMQIGYFTPPVGMNLFIASYRFEKPVTEIYASALPFMFVMILALLIITYVPALSLLFLS encoded by the coding sequence GTGACGAACCTGATCCCCATTGCCATAATAACCCTGCTTGCCGTTTTTGGGGCCCCTCTTTTTGCGGTGATCCTGGCTGCTGCCTGTGCAGGATTTTATTTTACCGGCATCGATCTTTCAGCCATTGCCATTGAGCTTTACAGGCTCACCGACACCCCTGTCATGTCTGCTTTGCCCCTTTTCACCGTTGCAGGCTATCTCTTGGGGGAGAGCAACACCTCAAAACGGCTGGTACGGCTGTCCAGCGCCTTTCTCGGGTGGATGCCCGGCGGCCTTGCCGTTGTGAGCTTTGTCACCTGTGCCCTTTTTACTGCCTTTACGGGCGCTTCCGGAGTGACCATCGTGGCCGTGGGTGCGCTGTTGCTGCCGGCCTTGACCCGGGCCCGATACAGTGAGAAATTCAGCCTGGGCCTTGTCACCACCTCGGGCAGCCTCGGGCTTTTGCTGCCGCCGTCCCTGCCCCTGATTCTCTATGGCATTGTTGCCCAGCAGATGGGATCAAACGTTGAGATCGAGGACCTTTTTCTGGCGGGCATCCTTCCTGCCCTTTTGATGATCGTCCTGCTTTCCCTATGGAGCGTCTGGGCAACCCGGGACAGGGTGGTTCCCCTGCAGTCGTTTTCCTGGAAAGAGGCCCTCGCTGCCATCAAGGCCGCTGCCTGGGAGATCCCCCTGCCCATCTTCCTTGTTGCCGGCATTTACGGCGGGTTCTTTGCCGTTTCAGAGGCGGCGGCCGTTGTGGCCCTTTATGTGATCATTGTCGAGGTTTTTGTCTACAGGGAGATTCCCATTGCCCGGCTGCCCGGTATCCTCAAGGATGCCATGGTCATGGTGGGTGGAATACTCCTGATTCTCGGGGTCAGCCTTGCCTTTACCAATTTTCTGGTGGATGCAGGGGTGCCCACTGGCCTGTTTACCCTTATCCAGGGCCACATTGCAGGTAAATTTACCTTCCTGATTCTTCTGAACCTCATCCTGCTTGCCCTTGGTGCCATTCTTGACATCTTTTCCGCCATCGTGATCATGGTGCCGCTGCTCTTGCCCATTGCCGAAAGCTATGGTATTAACCCGGTCCACCTTGGCATCATTTTTCTTGCCAATATGCAGATCGGTTACTTTACGCCACCGGTGGGCATGAACCTGTTCATCGCCTCGTACCGGTTTGAAAAACCTGTGACTGAGATTTATGCCTCGGCCCTGCCGTTCATGTTTGTCATGATTCTGGCATTGTTGATTATCACCTATGTTCCGGCATTGAGCCTTCTCTTTCTTTCCTAG
- a CDS encoding TRAP transporter small permease, giving the protein MLLVLLVFTMMLMAVLQIVLRNTTGSGIVWGDTLVRILVLWTGLVGAMVATRQNNHINMDVVTRYLSAGGARVVNAITLMFASLVCFVTAWYSLAFVRMEYAFSTPAFANVPTWACQTIIPVAFLIMALRCLGLGIRSFTFDPKSPL; this is encoded by the coding sequence ATGTTGCTCGTTCTCCTTGTGTTTACCATGATGCTCATGGCTGTTCTCCAGATCGTTCTTCGAAACACCACGGGATCCGGCATTGTATGGGGAGACACTCTTGTGAGAATTCTCGTTCTCTGGACCGGGCTTGTGGGTGCCATGGTCGCCACAAGGCAGAACAATCATATCAATATGGATGTTGTGACCCGTTATCTTTCAGCGGGTGGGGCCAGGGTCGTAAATGCTATCACCCTGATGTTTGCCTCCCTGGTCTGTTTTGTAACGGCCTGGTACAGCCTTGCTTTTGTGCGCATGGAGTATGCGTTCTCCACGCCTGCTTTTGCCAATGTCCCCACTTGGGCCTGCCAGACGATTATTCCCGTGGCATTTCTGATCATGGCGCTTCGCTGCCTGGGGCTTGGCATCCGTTCGTTTACCTTTGATCCGAAATCCCCGTTGTGA
- a CDS encoding TRAP transporter substrate-binding protein, whose product MIYRTALVIVLFLTLLGAIPAHATVFKIATLAPEGSFEVVQMQAAAAEIATATQGRVGFKFFPGGVMGNDQGVLRKIRINQLQGGAVSSGSLSTYYPDSQVYSLPCVFRSFEEVDYVRKQMDDILIKGYDEAGFVVFGLAEGGFARIMSNTPITTVADLQQRKVWIPENDAAALEAVKAFDVSPITLSLADVRTGLQTGLLDTVAIPPSYAILLHWHTQVHFVTDIPLIYTNGLLAIEKRAFSKLEPGDREIVRSGMVEAFARIDRHNREQNIEATEVLKEMGLTFVVPDAVSLDTWLKRSQGVPQRLVDKGVLSRQIVDTLNRHLSAFRTK is encoded by the coding sequence ATGATTTATAGAACAGCCCTTGTGATCGTATTGTTCCTCACCCTCCTTGGTGCTATCCCTGCCCATGCCACGGTGTTTAAAATCGCAACCCTTGCGCCGGAAGGATCCTTTGAGGTGGTGCAGATGCAGGCAGCCGCCGCAGAGATCGCCACAGCCACCCAGGGACGGGTGGGGTTTAAATTTTTTCCCGGCGGAGTCATGGGCAACGACCAGGGGGTACTGAGAAAGATTCGCATCAACCAACTCCAGGGGGGGGCGGTTTCCTCAGGGAGCCTGTCGACCTACTACCCGGACAGCCAGGTGTACAGTCTTCCCTGTGTGTTCCGATCGTTTGAGGAGGTCGATTATGTGAGGAAACAGATGGATGACATCCTTATCAAGGGATATGACGAAGCCGGGTTTGTCGTGTTCGGCCTTGCCGAAGGCGGATTTGCCCGTATCATGTCCAACACACCCATTACAACGGTTGCCGATCTTCAGCAGCGAAAGGTGTGGATACCTGAAAACGATGCCGCAGCCCTTGAGGCGGTCAAGGCTTTTGACGTCAGCCCCATCACCCTTTCCCTGGCCGATGTCAGGACAGGACTCCAAACCGGGCTTCTGGATACCGTTGCCATTCCGCCCTCCTATGCCATTCTCCTGCATTGGCACACCCAGGTGCATTTTGTTACTGATATTCCCCTGATCTATACCAATGGTCTGCTTGCCATTGAAAAACGGGCCTTTTCAAAGCTTGAGCCGGGTGACAGGGAGATCGTCAGGTCTGGGATGGTCGAGGCCTTTGCCCGGATCGACCGCCACAACCGCGAACAGAATATTGAAGCCACAGAGGTTTTAAAGGAGATGGGACTTACCTTTGTGGTTCCCGATGCTGTTTCCCTTGATACCTGGCTTAAGCGATCCCAGGGTGTGCCCCAGCGACTGGTCGATAAGGGGGTCCTTTCCCGGCAAATTGTAGACACCCTTAACCGTCACCTTTCGGCGTTCCGGACAAAATAG
- a CDS encoding TRAP transporter TatT component family protein, whose amino-acid sequence MKRFLIHSGPFLVVILLFFMGLAAGCTSVTGNLAASLADAIGRNNDLETIREGGPAYLIMVDAFVLDDPSNPKLLASAAKLYSTYSDVFVPDGERALRLTDKSLDYGLRAACEKDRTLCGLDLMDFKIFETTINAANLSDIDILYTLGVSWAGWIRARSGSMKALAQIPKIEKLMERVVFLDEGYQDGAAHLYLGSLAMVLPPVLGGRPEVSRAHFERGVLLAGTKNLMARVLYAKNYARPMFDRKLHDRLLNGVLSQPVEPGGDTLVNALARQEAEKLLASGQDYF is encoded by the coding sequence ATGAAACGTTTTTTGATCCATTCTGGACCTTTTCTGGTGGTCATCCTGCTTTTTTTCATGGGCCTTGCCGCCGGATGCACAAGTGTTACGGGAAATCTTGCCGCAAGCCTCGCTGATGCCATTGGCCGGAATAACGACCTTGAGACAATCAGGGAAGGAGGGCCGGCCTATCTCATCATGGTGGATGCCTTTGTCCTGGATGATCCGTCAAACCCGAAACTCCTTGCATCGGCGGCAAAGCTGTATTCAACCTATTCCGATGTTTTTGTGCCGGACGGGGAAAGGGCCCTTCGCCTTACGGACAAGTCCCTTGACTATGGGTTAAGGGCCGCCTGCGAAAAAGACAGAACGCTTTGCGGTCTTGACCTGATGGATTTTAAAATCTTTGAAACCACAATTAATGCTGCGAACCTTTCCGATATCGATATCCTTTATACCCTTGGTGTCTCCTGGGCCGGGTGGATACGAGCCAGGAGCGGCAGTATGAAAGCCCTCGCCCAGATTCCAAAGATCGAGAAGCTCATGGAGCGGGTGGTCTTTCTTGACGAAGGGTATCAGGATGGTGCGGCCCATCTTTACCTTGGCTCCCTTGCCATGGTCCTGCCCCCGGTCCTTGGTGGAAGACCCGAGGTCAGCCGGGCCCATTTTGAACGGGGCGTTTTACTGGCCGGAACAAAAAACCTCATGGCCCGGGTGCTCTATGCTAAAAACTATGCAAGGCCCATGTTTGACAGAAAGCTCCACGACCGGTTGCTCAATGGGGTGCTGTCCCAGCCCGTTGAACCAGGTGGGGACACCCTGGTGAATGCCCTTGCCAGGCAGGAGGCAGAAAAACTGTTAGCGTCTGGTCAGGATTATTTCTGA
- the yjgA gene encoding ribosome biogenesis factor YjgA translates to MGRDRKERSIQNQDNERQSRTKAKLEVEALQRLGEQLIALSLEQIRTMDIPETLRKEVIFAKTITRHGAMRRQLQYIGSIMRTIDPETIVMAIDRLSLARSVAISKFKTMEKIRDDLMTGDASHLEAFVDSHPQVDRQRLRQLIRNATSEITAKKQPKSYRLLFKYIRETMESGVN, encoded by the coding sequence ATGGGCCGGGACAGAAAAGAGCGGAGCATACAGAACCAGGACAACGAGCGACAAAGCCGAACCAAGGCCAAACTCGAGGTGGAAGCCCTTCAGCGACTCGGGGAGCAACTCATCGCTCTCTCCCTTGAACAGATCAGGACAATGGATATCCCCGAGACCCTGAGAAAAGAGGTGATATTTGCAAAGACCATCACCCGCCATGGGGCCATGCGCAGGCAGCTTCAATATATCGGTTCCATCATGCGAACCATTGATCCTGAAACCATTGTTATGGCCATTGACCGACTCTCCTTGGCCCGAAGCGTTGCCATTTCAAAATTCAAAACCATGGAAAAGATCCGGGATGATCTCATGACCGGGGATGCCTCTCACTTGGAAGCCTTTGTGGACAGCCATCCCCAGGTCGACCGCCAGAGACTGCGACAGCTTATCAGGAATGCAACCTCGGAAATTACCGCAAAAAAACAGCCAAAATCATACCGTCTCCTGTTTAAATATATCAGGGAAACCATGGAGTCCGGAGTCAATTAG
- a CDS encoding YgiQ family radical SAM protein, whose product MFLPTTHKEMQTLGWECLDVIFVSGDTYIDSPYTGVALLGKLLVEKGFRVGVIAQPDITNDADIKRLGEPRLFWGVTSGSVDSMVANYTATKKWRKSDDYTPGGMNNRRPDRAVIAYTNLIRRYFKGTCPIVIGGIEASLRRIAHFDFWSNKIRRSILFDAKADILAYGMAEATVVELARALDQGRDVTKIRGLCYISKTITNGYIELPSFEKSAADKQEFSNGFRLFYANNDPVTAKGLGQQHGDRFLIQNPPQPFPSTPEMDEIYNLEFEREAHPFYTQAGKVKALDTIRFSIPTHRGCYGECNFCAIAVHEGRTVRWRSRESIINEARALTRHPRFRGIITDIGGPTANMYGFECKKKYDKGACPDKRCLFPKVCQSLKPDHSSQIELLRQIRTVPGVKKVFIASGIRQDLIFADKSHGMTFLKTVVAHHVSGQMKIAPEHTETKILELMGKPDSAALIEFKAQFDRLSKENGKQQFLTYYLIAAHPGSTMEDMKKLKQFCSTILKIRPEQTQIFTPTPSTFSTLMYYTGTDPFSGKPLFVERNPLAKEGQKNILTGNRKRK is encoded by the coding sequence ATGTTTCTGCCAACCACACACAAAGAAATGCAAACCCTTGGGTGGGAATGTCTGGATGTTATTTTTGTCTCCGGCGACACCTACATCGACTCACCCTATACAGGTGTTGCCCTGTTGGGAAAACTTCTGGTTGAAAAGGGATTCAGGGTCGGGGTCATTGCCCAGCCGGACATCACCAATGATGCAGACATCAAACGGCTTGGGGAACCAAGACTCTTCTGGGGCGTCACCTCGGGGTCAGTGGACTCCATGGTGGCCAATTATACGGCCACAAAAAAATGGCGAAAAAGCGACGACTATACCCCAGGCGGAATGAACAACCGTCGACCGGACAGGGCCGTAATCGCTTACACCAACCTCATCCGCCGCTATTTCAAGGGCACCTGCCCCATTGTCATCGGCGGCATAGAGGCAAGCCTGAGACGAATTGCCCACTTTGACTTCTGGTCCAACAAAATTCGCCGATCCATCCTCTTTGATGCCAAGGCCGACATCCTTGCCTACGGTATGGCCGAAGCCACAGTGGTCGAACTTGCCCGGGCACTGGACCAGGGCCGGGATGTCACAAAGATCAGGGGACTATGCTACATTTCAAAAACCATTACCAATGGTTATATCGAACTTCCCTCGTTTGAAAAAAGCGCAGCAGACAAACAAGAGTTCTCCAATGGCTTTCGCCTGTTTTATGCCAACAATGATCCGGTCACGGCAAAGGGCCTGGGCCAGCAGCACGGGGATCGGTTCCTGATTCAGAATCCCCCCCAGCCCTTTCCTTCCACCCCGGAGATGGACGAGATTTACAACCTTGAGTTTGAGCGGGAGGCCCACCCCTTTTACACTCAGGCTGGAAAGGTGAAGGCCCTTGACACCATCCGGTTCTCCATACCCACCCACAGGGGATGCTATGGAGAATGCAACTTCTGCGCCATTGCCGTGCATGAGGGAAGAACGGTGAGGTGGCGAAGCAGGGAATCCATCATCAACGAGGCCAGGGCCTTGACCCGCCACCCCAGGTTCAGAGGCATCATCACTGACATCGGGGGACCCACGGCCAACATGTACGGATTTGAGTGCAAAAAAAAATACGACAAGGGTGCCTGCCCGGACAAACGCTGCCTTTTTCCCAAGGTGTGCCAGAGCCTTAAACCCGATCACAGCAGCCAGATCGAACTGCTAAGGCAAATTCGCACCGTCCCAGGCGTAAAAAAGGTCTTCATCGCTTCAGGCATCCGCCAGGACCTGATATTTGCCGACAAAAGCCATGGCATGACCTTTTTAAAAACCGTTGTGGCCCACCATGTGTCTGGCCAGATGAAAATTGCCCCGGAGCACACGGAAACAAAAATCCTTGAGCTCATGGGAAAACCGGATTCAGCGGCATTGATAGAGTTCAAAGCACAATTTGACAGGCTGTCAAAGGAAAACGGAAAACAGCAGTTTCTGACCTACTACCTCATTGCTGCCCACCCCGGATCCACCATGGAAGACATGAAAAAACTCAAGCAATTCTGCTCGACAATCCTTAAAATAAGACCGGAACAGACCCAGATTTTCACCCCCACCCCCTCCACTTTTTCAACCCTGATGTATTACACAGGGACAGACCCCTTTTCTGGAAAGCCGCTGTTTGTTGAACGTAATCCCCTGGCAAAAGAAGGTCAGAAAAACATTCTCACAGGTAATAGAAAAAGAAAATGA
- a CDS encoding FUSC family protein, translating into MSFAKTRCAIPMIHWIHGIKTALAAGLCLGITTFYHLDFGYWAVITTVIVMQVYVADSIQMCLYRFSGTIIGAVLGIASILIFPDTPLYHFPAVMVPVGILSFMTHYNTRYRMAAITAVIIIMTGISAPNQVSFALFRIIEITIGLFCAFLVSVLVFPVRLVDVLRENLRQQTLECCEKYDILVAAFLNGQEPVDKELLAPLGSKVWKNHELFENIRHHEALIYHKKFGKNLKTIVASMDTVIEHLKTMVRNLNATTESGFDILMKDELRGLAQASQVALTAMVENSPDLGIQGLADALERTEKKLHALRSKGVTTRFDLHKPVQVYSFYHAMHYLAQDLMQSLEAIKENQPSALN; encoded by the coding sequence ATGAGCTTTGCGAAAACCCGGTGTGCCATTCCCATGATCCACTGGATCCACGGGATCAAGACAGCCCTTGCTGCGGGCCTCTGCCTGGGCATAACGACGTTTTACCACCTTGACTTTGGATACTGGGCCGTGATCACCACGGTCATTGTCATGCAGGTTTATGTGGCGGATTCCATCCAGATGTGCCTGTACCGATTCTCTGGAACCATCATCGGTGCTGTTCTGGGCATTGCCTCCATTCTGATTTTCCCGGACACTCCGCTGTACCATTTCCCGGCCGTCATGGTACCCGTGGGCATCCTGAGTTTCATGACCCACTACAATACACGCTACAGAATGGCAGCCATCACTGCCGTCATCATCATCATGACCGGGATTTCAGCCCCCAACCAGGTGAGCTTCGCCTTGTTCAGAATTATTGAAATCACCATTGGCCTATTCTGCGCCTTTTTGGTCTCCGTGCTTGTCTTTCCTGTTCGACTGGTGGATGTCCTCAGGGAAAACCTCAGACAACAAACCCTGGAGTGCTGTGAAAAATACGATATCCTGGTTGCCGCCTTTCTCAACGGCCAAGAACCCGTTGACAAGGAACTGCTGGCCCCTTTGGGCAGCAAGGTGTGGAAAAACCACGAGCTGTTTGAGAATATCAGGCACCACGAAGCCCTGATTTATCATAAAAAATTCGGCAAAAACCTGAAAACCATTGTCGCATCCATGGATACGGTTATTGAGCACCTGAAAACCATGGTTCGAAACCTTAACGCAACTACGGAATCCGGTTTTGACATCCTCATGAAAGACGAGCTCAGGGGGCTTGCCCAGGCAAGTCAAGTCGCATTAACGGCAATGGTTGAAAACAGTCCAGACTTAGGGATTCAGGGCCTGGCCGATGCCCTTGAACGTACAGAAAAAAAACTTCATGCGTTGCGGTCAAAAGGAGTAACCACTCGGTTTGACCTTCACAAGCCTGTCCAAGTGTACAGTTTCTACCACGCCATGCACTACCTTGCCCAGGATCTCATGCAATCCCTTGAAGCGATCAAGGAAAATCAGCCCAGCGCCTTAAATTAG
- a CDS encoding mechanosensitive ion channel family protein — protein MMPVLPVFFTKLRQLLKNSIWFLVILYAAHSLFLPPTVNNALFVTFKIYLIIAIGFLVVRAATATVDSLEALSKKYWYRESYLDWYNRFSELMPLLRRCLEYIIYAWAASLVMLQVNFIAQFASFGPSFVQIIGIFFIARMVVEVVNLLVDKYMLPTDEIAGSPNKQQQTLVPIIKTLLQYGIYFIAFVLMLRAVDINPLPLLAGAGVLGIVVGLGAQSLINDLVSGFFILFEGLFLVDDYIETASARGIVEAIHIRTTMVRDPNGQLHILRNGQINSVVNYSKDYTYAVVEVGVAYDSDLDHVFRVLSDTGLQLKEKNLNVLEPLEVKGIKEFGESELLIRTLTKVRPSCHLRVAFELREMIKKTFDQEGIEIPFPRRVILSQNGINNQSETTSPRIHDPKAGTLLRSQCLLPRCMVEGFKYIIFWIVVSIDPANFANPRKLS, from the coding sequence ATGATGCCAGTATTGCCGGTTTTTTTTACAAAGCTTCGCCAGTTATTAAAAAACAGCATCTGGTTTTTGGTTATTCTTTATGCGGCTCATTCCTTGTTTTTACCCCCGACGGTTAACAATGCACTTTTTGTTACCTTTAAAATTTATCTGATAATTGCAATCGGGTTTCTGGTGGTTAGGGCGGCCACCGCCACAGTCGACAGCCTTGAGGCCTTGAGTAAGAAATATTGGTATCGTGAAAGCTATCTGGACTGGTACAACCGCTTTAGTGAACTGATGCCCCTTTTACGAAGATGCCTGGAATATATCATCTATGCCTGGGCGGCTTCACTGGTTATGCTGCAGGTGAATTTTATTGCGCAATTCGCCTCTTTTGGTCCTTCTTTTGTTCAAATAATCGGGATTTTTTTTATTGCCCGTATGGTGGTTGAGGTCGTCAATCTTCTGGTTGACAAATACATGCTGCCAACTGATGAAATTGCAGGAAGCCCTAACAAACAGCAACAGACCTTAGTGCCGATTATTAAAACACTTTTGCAGTATGGCATCTATTTTATTGCATTTGTGCTCATGCTGCGAGCTGTTGACATTAATCCTCTGCCCCTTCTGGCTGGCGCCGGAGTCCTGGGTATAGTTGTCGGGCTGGGTGCTCAATCTCTTATCAACGATCTCGTCTCCGGTTTCTTCATCCTTTTTGAGGGTCTTTTCCTGGTAGACGACTATATTGAAACTGCATCGGCTCGCGGAATCGTTGAAGCTATTCACATTCGAACTACCATGGTCAGAGATCCCAACGGACAGCTCCATATACTCAGAAACGGCCAGATCAATTCGGTGGTGAATTATTCGAAGGATTATACCTATGCTGTTGTTGAGGTTGGTGTAGCCTATGATTCGGATCTGGACCATGTTTTCCGGGTTTTGAGTGATACGGGCCTTCAACTTAAAGAAAAGAATCTGAATGTTCTTGAACCGTTAGAAGTCAAAGGTATTAAAGAATTTGGTGAATCGGAGTTGTTGATCAGAACCCTCACCAAGGTCCGCCCAAGCTGCCATTTACGGGTGGCATTTGAGTTGCGCGAAATGATCAAAAAAACCTTTGACCAGGAAGGCATAGAAATTCCTTTCCCGAGAAGAGTGATACTTTCCCAAAATGGCATAAATAATCAATCGGAAACGACATCACCACGGATACACGATCCAAAGGCAGGGACGTTACTGCGAAGTCAATGTCTTCTCCCCCGTTGCATGGTTGAAGGATTCAAATATATCATCTTTTGGATCGTAGTTTCAATTGATCCAGCTAATTTTGCCAACCCCCGAAAGTTGAGTTGA
- a CDS encoding ABC transporter ATP-binding protein yields the protein MKARVDKRPGKGRDLRLIRQFIPYIAKNGRMILFSIGLMLVLSLLDLAVPYITKMAVDLYIVPEQGSSAVVGIRLKGVVMAGVVLVLIALARFAGSFFQILVMELSGQRTMHDLRIEVYRHIQKLPMSFFTENTVGRLSTRVTNDIQNMQEMFTTIITFVMSDMFTLVGVLVILVYMDFRLAVAVMVILPVVVWTTMVFSGRSREVFRLMRAKISGINAMFSESCGGIRVIQLFTGEERSQKMFKNLNHENYMAGMAQIKLYGLFMPVVDLFGSLTLAIVIFYGGGRVVSDGMSLGTLVAFISYTRMFFRPVRDIAEKHNILQNALASGERIVHILDRAEEEQTGSLELDGIHTVEFKDVSFAYEPDQPVLESVSFSVKSGESLAILGPTGSGKTSLTHLLVKLYPRTQGEILINDRKIDTYLTSSLRGKIALISQDPYLFSGTIRENIIPIGRSVEPGEFEEILELSHLDSVVANLPNGADTRVGQGGTLLSSGERQLVSIARAFALWPDLIIFDEAASHVDTDSEEKIRLATARLKENRISITIAHRLRSAVTADKIIVLRQGRITEMGDHESLMKNRGFYHRLHSMEQMG from the coding sequence ATGAAGGCAAGGGTTGATAAGAGACCCGGCAAAGGCCGGGACCTGCGCCTGATAAGGCAGTTCATTCCCTATATTGCAAAAAATGGCCGAATGATCCTTTTTTCCATTGGTCTGATGCTCGTTCTCTCCCTGCTGGACCTGGCCGTTCCCTATATTACTAAAATGGCAGTGGATCTCTATATCGTTCCGGAACAAGGGTCTTCGGCCGTTGTGGGCATTCGCTTAAAGGGCGTGGTTATGGCCGGGGTGGTGCTTGTGCTGATCGCCCTTGCACGGTTTGCGGGTAGTTTTTTTCAGATTCTGGTGATGGAGCTTTCCGGCCAGAGAACCATGCACGATCTTCGTATTGAGGTGTACCGGCACATCCAGAAACTTCCCATGTCATTTTTTACGGAAAACACCGTCGGCCGCCTGTCAACCCGGGTGACCAATGATATTCAAAACATGCAGGAGATGTTCACCACCATCATTACCTTTGTGATGAGTGATATGTTTACCCTGGTGGGGGTGCTTGTTATCCTCGTGTATATGGATTTCAGGCTCGCCGTCGCCGTCATGGTTATTCTGCCCGTTGTGGTCTGGACCACCATGGTTTTTTCCGGCAGATCAAGGGAGGTGTTCAGGCTCATGCGGGCAAAGATCTCCGGGATCAACGCCATGTTTTCTGAATCCTGCGGCGGTATCCGGGTGATCCAGCTCTTCACGGGCGAAGAGCGTTCCCAGAAGATGTTTAAGAATCTCAACCACGAGAACTACATGGCCGGCATGGCGCAGATAAAGCTCTATGGCCTGTTCATGCCCGTTGTGGATCTGTTTGGTTCACTGACCCTTGCAATTGTCATTTTTTACGGTGGTGGGCGCGTGGTGTCCGATGGGATGAGTCTTGGTACCCTTGTGGCCTTTATCTCCTATACCCGGATGTTTTTTCGTCCGGTCAGGGACATTGCTGAAAAGCATAACATTCTTCAGAATGCCCTGGCTTCTGGGGAGCGCATCGTTCACATTCTGGACCGGGCTGAGGAAGAGCAGACCGGAAGTCTGGAGCTCGATGGCATTCATACGGTAGAGTTTAAAGATGTTTCGTTTGCCTATGAGCCGGATCAGCCCGTGCTTGAAAGCGTGAGTTTTTCAGTTAAAAGCGGTGAGTCCCTCGCAATCCTGGGGCCAACGGGTTCGGGTAAGACTTCTCTGACCCATCTGCTTGTCAAGCTCTATCCCAGAACCCAAGGGGAAATCCTTATCAACGACCGAAAGATAGACACTTATCTGACATCATCCCTCAGGGGAAAAATTGCCCTGATCAGCCAGGATCCCTATCTCTTTTCTGGAACCATCAGGGAGAACATCATTCCCATTGGGCGATCCGTGGAACCAGGAGAATTTGAGGAAATCCTGGAACTCTCCCATTTGGACTCTGTTGTGGCGAACCTTCCCAACGGAGCTGACACCCGGGTTGGCCAGGGCGGAACCCTGCTATCCAGCGGGGAGCGCCAGCTTGTCTCCATTGCCAGGGCCTTTGCCCTGTGGCCAGATTTGATCATTTTTGACGAAGCTGCCTCCCATGTGGATACGGATTCTGAAGAAAAAATCAGGCTGGCAACGGCCCGACTCAAGGAGAACCGTATTTCCATCACCATTGCCCATCGCTTAAGGTCAGCCGTTACAGCTGACAAGATCATTGTACTCAGGCAGGGACGGATCACCGAGATGGGCGACCATGAATCATTGATGAAAAACAGGGGGTTTTACCATCGCCTCCACAGCATGGAGCAGATGGGGTGA